One Peribacillus simplex NBRC 15720 = DSM 1321 genomic region harbors:
- a CDS encoding amino acid permease, with translation MNWWQLSLVGVGCTIGTGYFLGSTIGIKTTGPSIVFSFVLAALGTYIVYNLLAKMTAADPQEGSFCYYANKAFGRWAGFSCGWNYWSSNILIMGSQLTALSLLSQFWFPKVPLWLFASGFAIVSIVVVLLGTKGFDRVENILAVIKTAAIVMFIIIAICAVFGWFGLDGGKPPSFPNTYYELFPKGLKGFWTSLIYAFYAFGGIEVIGLMAMQLKKKEDAPKAGTIMLLVLTIIYVVSLGLAVTMISLGAFSEKESPFVSALDSYHLTFFPHVFNGAIIIAGFSTMTASLFGVTNLLVTLSNDGNAPALFMQKIKKFKDLPLPSLGLGALGLLGSIITALLLPGKIYEYITTSAGILLLYNWAFIILSSFKILENKIWSKITAVFGLLLILAAVSGTLLEKEMRPGFFISLLFIVIICLAAVFMKFKVWNKNKAMAAKASKSELD, from the coding sequence ATGAATTGGTGGCAGCTATCATTGGTCGGTGTAGGCTGTACGATCGGTACAGGGTATTTCCTTGGATCAACCATAGGGATTAAAACGACGGGGCCATCTATTGTATTTTCATTTGTATTGGCTGCACTAGGTACTTACATCGTTTATAATCTGCTTGCTAAGATGACGGCTGCCGATCCTCAAGAGGGGTCTTTTTGTTATTATGCCAATAAAGCATTTGGACGATGGGCTGGCTTTAGCTGTGGCTGGAATTATTGGTCCTCCAATATATTGATCATGGGAAGTCAGTTAACTGCGCTTTCACTGTTATCGCAATTTTGGTTCCCAAAAGTACCGCTGTGGCTATTTGCATCCGGTTTTGCAATTGTTTCAATCGTGGTGGTATTGCTGGGAACAAAAGGGTTCGACAGAGTGGAAAACATCCTTGCGGTAATTAAGACAGCAGCGATCGTAATGTTTATCATTATTGCAATATGTGCCGTTTTCGGCTGGTTTGGTCTTGATGGAGGGAAACCGCCCTCATTTCCGAATACGTACTATGAATTATTCCCAAAAGGGCTAAAAGGGTTTTGGACATCCCTTATCTATGCTTTTTATGCGTTTGGCGGCATTGAGGTCATTGGACTGATGGCGATGCAGCTTAAAAAGAAAGAAGATGCGCCAAAAGCAGGGACAATTATGCTCTTGGTTCTTACCATCATATATGTCGTTTCATTGGGGTTAGCCGTAACCATGATTTCGTTAGGGGCATTCAGTGAAAAAGAAAGCCCATTCGTTTCGGCATTGGACAGTTATCATCTGACATTTTTCCCGCACGTTTTTAATGGTGCGATCATCATTGCCGGTTTCTCGACGATGACCGCTTCACTATTTGGTGTAACCAATCTATTGGTGACGCTCTCCAATGATGGGAATGCACCGGCATTATTCATGCAAAAGATCAAGAAATTCAAGGACCTTCCACTGCCCTCACTGGGTCTTGGAGCCTTAGGACTTTTAGGATCGATCATCACTGCCTTGCTCCTGCCAGGCAAGATTTATGAATACATTACAACATCTGCTGGTATATTACTTTTGTATAACTGGGCATTCATCATTCTTTCTTCATTCAAAATCTTGGAAAATAAGATTTGGAGTAAGATTACGGCCGTTTTCGGACTTCTTTTAATTTTAGCCGCCGTAAGTGGCACCCTGCTTGAAAAAGAAATGCGACCAGGGTTCTTCATCAGCCTTTTATTTATCGTGATCATCTGTCTTGCCGCCGTTTTCATGAAGTTCAAGGTTTGGAATAAGAACAAGGCGATGGCCGCAAAAGCCAGTAAATCAGAACTTGATTGA
- a CDS encoding LysR family transcriptional regulator, whose protein sequence is MEILQLQYFQTVARLEHMTKAAEQLQIAQPSLSKTISRLEEDLGVSLFDREHRKIKLNEAGRIFLNRVERAFAELNEGRREIVELTDQDQKNITLAVTIPRVLPDLLGTFLSQYPDVRFQQFLKSISSMKQLLIEGEIDYCISSVPIEGPDLKWEPLITEEIYLIVPPNHRLAGRESIQLQEVKDEPFISMNTGFGFRSLTDQFCLEAGFVQHIAFEGDEPAVISDLVRKGLGVAFVSELTWLHQTGSLSHKIRITEPACQRTIGLGWSEKRYFTPVAKQFRLFVMDYFAAANSARLKDE, encoded by the coding sequence ATGGAAATATTACAGCTGCAGTACTTTCAAACCGTAGCACGACTGGAACATATGACGAAGGCTGCGGAACAACTTCAGATTGCTCAGCCATCCCTCAGTAAAACCATATCTCGGCTTGAAGAGGATTTGGGAGTCTCACTGTTCGATAGGGAACACCGGAAAATCAAGCTCAATGAAGCCGGACGAATATTCTTGAACCGGGTCGAACGCGCTTTTGCAGAACTGAATGAAGGAAGGCGCGAAATAGTGGAATTAACAGATCAAGACCAAAAGAACATCACCTTGGCCGTTACCATTCCCAGGGTCCTGCCTGATTTATTGGGTACATTTTTATCTCAATACCCGGACGTCCGTTTTCAACAATTCCTAAAATCCATATCATCCATGAAACAGCTTCTAATTGAAGGAGAAATCGATTATTGCATTTCTTCCGTTCCGATTGAAGGACCAGACTTAAAGTGGGAACCGCTGATCACCGAAGAAATATACTTGATCGTTCCTCCCAATCACCGGCTGGCAGGCAGGGAAAGCATTCAACTCCAAGAAGTGAAAGATGAACCATTCATCAGTATGAATACAGGTTTCGGGTTTCGCAGCCTAACCGACCAATTTTGCCTCGAAGCGGGATTCGTCCAGCACATAGCATTCGAAGGAGATGAACCAGCTGTCATCTCGGACCTTGTCAGGAAAGGGTTGGGGGTCGCCTTCGTATCCGAATTGACATGGCTCCATCAAACCGGGTCATTATCCCATAAAATCCGGATAACTGAACCCGCTTGTCAAAGAACAATAGGGCTCGGCTGGTCAGAAAAACGCTACTTCACCCCAGTAGCCAAGCAATTTCGTTTATTTGTCATGGACTACTTCGCTGCCGCCAACTCCGCTAGGCTAAAGGATGAATAA
- a CDS encoding TetR/AcrR family transcriptional regulator → MNNRRQNVIDTAHKLFIDKGYQATSIQDILDGSGISKGTFYNYFPSKGELFIAIFRSFYTKIRHDREKLLIGQDSADIDIFIQQLELQMMVNKQSKLLILIEEVRVSNDEELKQFINNTLLLSLRWMYNRFIDIFGESKKPYLLDSVIIFHSMMTHMNHFSYRANPTGTPDIQIIRYCMNRIVRLVNEVAESGEQIIDPELMDTWFPNFTNHLDPCHNDLLQSTTELKKAINKALPCDENRTRAIELIDFIQDELMQSDKPRKFLIESLLLTLKTGYASQVQAYIETFEESINSCLSR, encoded by the coding sequence ATGAATAATCGAAGGCAGAATGTTATCGATACGGCTCATAAGCTGTTTATTGACAAGGGCTACCAAGCTACGTCCATACAGGACATTTTAGATGGCAGCGGTATATCAAAAGGTACATTTTATAATTATTTCCCTTCGAAGGGTGAATTATTTATAGCCATTTTCCGTTCCTTCTATACAAAGATTCGCCATGACCGGGAAAAACTGTTGATTGGTCAAGATTCCGCCGATATTGATATTTTCATCCAGCAGCTCGAACTGCAGATGATGGTGAACAAGCAAAGCAAATTGCTTATCCTGATCGAAGAAGTCCGTGTTTCCAACGATGAAGAATTAAAACAATTCATCAATAACACGCTATTGTTGAGCTTACGCTGGATGTATAATCGTTTTATCGATATATTCGGTGAAAGCAAAAAACCCTATCTTTTAGATAGCGTCATTATCTTTCATTCGATGATGACCCACATGAATCATTTTAGCTATCGTGCCAATCCCACCGGTACACCGGACATACAAATTATCCGCTATTGCATGAACCGCATTGTCCGCTTAGTCAATGAAGTGGCTGAAAGCGGGGAACAGATCATTGATCCGGAATTAATGGATACGTGGTTCCCAAACTTTACAAACCACCTTGATCCTTGCCATAATGATTTGCTTCAATCCACCACTGAATTGAAAAAAGCGATAAACAAAGCTTTGCCTTGCGATGAAAATCGAACAAGAGCCATTGAATTAATCGACTTTATCCAAGATGAGCTGATGCAGTCCGACAAGCCGCGAAAATTCTTGATAGAAAGTTTGCTGCTCACTTTGAAGACTGGATATGCATCACAGGTCCAAGCTTACATTGAGACTTTTGAAGAAAGCATCAATTCTTGCTTGAGCCGATGA
- a CDS encoding MFS transporter: MEGHEKQNNNVSVWCLISMASIPLVMTLGNSMLIPVLPIFEEKVGISSFQSSMVITSYSVASIFLIPIAGYLSDRFGRKMVILPSLILALIGGLVAGYASWKMENPYTWIIIGRVLQGIGASGASPIILPLVGDLYKDDDEKTSSCLGIIETSNTFGKVLSPILGSLFAAFIWFLPFFSISFFSLISIVLVFFFIKVPKEKDDPKKFKEFWHDTKKIFKQEGKWLYTVFLIGVFVMLVLFGVLFFLSDNLEKIHDLHGVKKGLVIAIPLFFLCVSSYVAGKKIKGELPIMKKIIMISIAVLSISLVFVGFTKNKVFLLLLVTSLVGIAIGALLPTLDAIITQNIKKEQRGTITSFYMSSRFIGVAAGPPVMSLVMKNHINMSYIISGIIGIGIVLIVLKFISSDKKEAAA, encoded by the coding sequence ATGGAAGGTCATGAGAAGCAAAATAATAATGTAAGCGTGTGGTGCCTGATCAGTATGGCATCGATTCCATTGGTGATGACACTTGGAAATTCAATGCTTATTCCGGTTTTGCCCATTTTTGAGGAAAAGGTGGGGATATCTTCATTTCAATCCAGCATGGTGATAACAAGCTATTCCGTTGCATCAATTTTTTTAATTCCTATAGCTGGCTATTTATCAGATCGATTTGGAAGGAAAATGGTGATCCTGCCAAGCCTGATCCTAGCCCTTATTGGTGGCTTGGTCGCTGGTTATGCATCATGGAAAATGGAAAATCCCTATACATGGATCATCATTGGGAGGGTATTGCAGGGGATTGGGGCGTCTGGGGCCTCGCCGATCATTTTGCCTCTGGTGGGGGATCTATACAAGGATGATGATGAAAAAACGAGTTCTTGTTTGGGTATCATAGAAACCTCGAATACATTTGGGAAAGTACTAAGTCCAATATTGGGTTCCCTGTTTGCTGCATTTATCTGGTTTTTACCATTCTTCTCAATTTCATTCTTCAGTTTAATATCTATTGTCTTGGTCTTTTTCTTTATAAAGGTACCAAAGGAGAAAGATGATCCGAAGAAATTCAAAGAATTCTGGCATGATACGAAAAAAATATTCAAGCAGGAAGGAAAATGGTTATATACAGTTTTCCTGATTGGTGTATTTGTCATGCTGGTTTTGTTCGGTGTTCTTTTCTTTTTGTCTGACAATCTTGAAAAAATCCATGATTTGCATGGAGTCAAAAAAGGTTTAGTGATAGCGATTCCGCTATTTTTTCTTTGTGTGTCTTCTTATGTTGCAGGGAAAAAAATCAAGGGTGAATTACCAATCATGAAAAAGATCATCATGATCAGTATAGCTGTCCTTTCAATCAGCCTTGTATTTGTCGGTTTTACAAAAAACAAAGTTTTCCTTTTATTACTCGTAACGAGTTTGGTGGGCATAGCAATTGGTGCGTTATTGCCGACACTCGACGCAATCATCACTCAAAATATAAAAAAGGAACAGCGGGGGACGATTACCTCCTTCTACATGTCATCAAGGTTCATCGGAGTTGCAGCAGGCCCCCCGGTCATGTCCCTGGTCATGAAAAATCATATCAATATGAGCTATATCATTTCAGGAATCATTGGCATAGGCATCGTTTTGATCGTTTTGAAATTCATAAGTTCAGACAAAAAAGAAGCTGCTGCCTAA
- a CDS encoding alpha/beta fold hydrolase: MEIRVNQIELNGLTFQYRESGDVSAPPLVVLHALGKSAESWDQVAAALGENYRVLALDQRGHGGSARTNTYTFELMCDDLFHFADALNLGRFSLIGHSMGGTVSYLFSQTFPSMIDRLIVEDTPPPFSDKPMEVPSRPSEPLPFDWQVVPSILQQLNEPGASYRYYDADACYRGRVEPYSPKQIAGGFRAYSELRIGDDRGCRTLCA, from the coding sequence ATGGAAATACGGGTTAATCAAATTGAGTTGAATGGCCTCACGTTTCAATATCGGGAGAGCGGGGATGTTTCTGCACCACCGCTTGTTGTTCTTCACGCGCTGGGGAAAAGTGCAGAATCATGGGATCAAGTGGCTGCCGCATTAGGAGAAAATTATCGTGTTTTAGCTTTAGATCAACGGGGCCACGGTGGGAGTGCGAGAACTAATACATACACTTTTGAATTGATGTGCGATGATTTGTTTCATTTTGCGGATGCGCTTAATTTGGGAAGGTTTTCGCTAATAGGGCATTCCATGGGGGGAACAGTTTCCTATCTTTTCTCGCAAACTTTTCCTTCGATGATAGATAGGTTGATTGTCGAAGATACGCCTCCTCCTTTTTCGGATAAACCAATGGAGGTTCCTTCCAGACCGTCTGAACCTCTGCCGTTTGATTGGCAGGTTGTGCCTTCGATTCTACAGCAGCTAAATGAACCGGGCGCGTCTTACCGATATTATGATGCCGACGCTTGTTATAGGGGGCGGGTCGAGCCATATTCCCCAAAACAAATTGCTGGAGGTTTCCGAGCTTATTCCGAATTGCGAATTGGTGACGATAGAGGATGCCGGACACTTTGTGCATGA
- a CDS encoding DHA2 family efflux MFS transporter permease subunit, translated as MVGAFIAILNSTLLNIALPSIKTDLGIETSTVQWLTTGYMLVNGIMIPTTAFLIRKYSVRNLFLTAMLLFSIGTIVAGVAHTFPLLLSARMVQAAGSAIMMPLLMNVLLTAFPVEKRGSAMGLFGLVMMFAPAIGPTLSGWIIEHYDWRMLFHFITPLALLVLLLGFFKLKDKKEKVDIKIDKLSVILSSLGFGGLLYGFSSAGSKGWDSPWVYGTLIVGAISLILFITRQLKMETPMLEFKIFKHPMFALSATISIVLNMAMFSAMILMPMYTQTVRGISPFDSGLLMLPGALLMAFMSPITGKLFDKFGARILASTGLLITVVTTYFFSKLTMDTSYTHIVILYSVRLFGLSMAMMPIMTNGLNSLPARMNPHGTAMNNTLNQISGAIGTALLVTVMSNHAASSGEDLMTKAMSKLTSQPTAEMMEQMQAQIGMQAMLDGINFSFFVSTFIAAVALILTLFIKRAWPAEEKPAMKKDQTA; from the coding sequence ATGGTCGGGGCGTTTATAGCTATACTGAATTCAACCCTTTTAAATATTGCACTGCCATCAATCAAAACAGACCTGGGAATCGAGACTTCCACAGTTCAATGGCTGACAACGGGCTATATGCTTGTGAACGGAATCATGATTCCGACAACAGCCTTCTTAATAAGAAAATATTCGGTACGTAATCTGTTCCTGACAGCGATGCTCCTATTCTCGATCGGGACGATCGTTGCAGGTGTAGCGCATACTTTCCCGCTATTATTGAGCGCACGTATGGTTCAGGCTGCAGGTTCTGCCATTATGATGCCGTTATTAATGAACGTGCTTTTAACTGCTTTCCCTGTTGAAAAACGGGGCTCGGCAATGGGATTATTCGGTTTAGTCATGATGTTTGCCCCTGCAATCGGGCCGACGCTTTCAGGCTGGATCATCGAACATTATGATTGGAGAATGCTATTCCACTTCATTACTCCGCTTGCTTTACTAGTGCTTCTTCTCGGCTTCTTTAAACTTAAAGACAAAAAGGAAAAAGTCGATATTAAAATCGATAAATTATCGGTCATCCTATCTAGCTTGGGCTTTGGCGGCCTGCTTTACGGATTCAGCTCTGCAGGCAGCAAAGGCTGGGATAGCCCTTGGGTATATGGAACATTGATTGTCGGTGCCATTTCCCTGATCCTTTTCATTACACGCCAGCTGAAAATGGAAACGCCAATGCTTGAATTCAAGATCTTCAAACATCCGATGTTCGCTTTATCTGCAACGATTTCAATCGTGCTTAATATGGCCATGTTCTCGGCGATGATCTTAATGCCGATGTATACACAAACGGTCCGTGGCATTTCACCATTCGATTCAGGGTTGCTGATGCTGCCCGGTGCACTATTGATGGCCTTCATGTCACCGATTACCGGTAAGCTCTTCGATAAATTCGGTGCCCGCATACTTGCTTCAACCGGTTTGCTTATTACTGTGGTGACGACGTATTTCTTCAGTAAATTAACAATGGATACATCTTATACACATATTGTGATTCTGTATTCCGTCCGTTTATTCGGTTTGTCCATGGCCATGATGCCGATCATGACAAATGGATTGAACTCGCTGCCAGCCCGTATGAACCCGCATGGCACAGCCATGAATAACACGCTGAACCAAATCTCCGGTGCAATCGGTACAGCATTGCTTGTTACAGTCATGTCAAACCATGCCGCTTCTTCCGGTGAGGATTTAATGACCAAAGCAATGAGCAAACTAACAAGCCAGCCCACTGCTGAAATGATGGAACAAATGCAAGCCCAAATCGGAATGCAGGCGATGCTCGATGGAATTAACTTCTCCTTCTTTGTATCCACCTTCATTGCTGCTGTGGCATTGATTCTGACATTATTCATTAAGCGCGCATGGCCGGCTGAAGAAAAACCAGCTATGAAAAAAGATCAAACCGCTTAG
- a CDS encoding ribonuclease J, with amino-acid sequence MSVKENALSILALGGVNEIGKNMYVVQYSKDIVIIDCGAKFPDESLLGVDLIIPDISFLQENKEKIRALIVTHGHEDHIGGIPYFLKKLNVPIYATRLTLGLIELKLKEHNLLGDTELIQIDSDSRLEFGEIVLDFFKTNHSIPDCLGVTMHTPEGTVVHTGDFKFDLTPMNDQFPDIHKMAKIGSEGVLVLLSESTNAERPGSSPSEHLVGSHIEEAFMQAKQKVILSTFASNVNRVQQVVNAAQKTNRKLALIGRSMVNVVTVAIERGYLDVPDGMLIQPQEVDNYAPERVAVLCTGSQGEPFAALSRLSSSNYRDMSILPDDTVILASTPIPGNERDVSRIIDNLFQLGAKVIYGSGTVTGMHVSGHAYQEELKLMLTLMKPKYFIPIHGEYRMLHQHRLLAESVGVEKDHTFIINNGDVVDIENSVARQTRKVAAGNTFVDGVGVGDVGEIVLRDRKQLSEDGMLVIVITISKTERKIVSGPDTISRGFVYVQNSEDLLRHVNRLVTKTVNDLQSEKIYRWNIIKQTIKKELGQYLFNQTKKKPMILPIIIEI; translated from the coding sequence TTGAGTGTGAAAGAGAATGCTTTGTCCATACTGGCTCTGGGCGGAGTGAATGAAATCGGTAAAAACATGTATGTAGTTCAATATTCTAAAGATATCGTCATTATTGATTGTGGTGCAAAGTTTCCTGATGAAAGTTTATTAGGAGTCGATTTGATCATTCCTGATATTTCCTTTCTTCAGGAGAATAAGGAGAAGATCCGCGCTTTGATTGTGACTCATGGGCATGAAGATCATATTGGCGGTATCCCTTATTTCTTAAAAAAATTGAATGTGCCCATTTATGCCACACGTTTAACACTTGGTTTGATTGAATTGAAGTTAAAAGAGCATAACCTTTTAGGTGATACGGAATTAATCCAAATCGATTCGGATTCAAGGTTGGAATTTGGGGAGATAGTTCTGGACTTTTTCAAAACGAACCATAGTATACCCGATTGCCTTGGAGTCACCATGCATACGCCAGAAGGCACGGTCGTTCATACAGGGGACTTTAAGTTTGACTTGACTCCCATGAATGATCAATTTCCCGACATTCATAAAATGGCCAAAATCGGGAGTGAAGGTGTCTTGGTACTATTATCTGAAAGCACGAACGCAGAACGTCCCGGCTCAAGTCCCTCGGAGCATCTGGTTGGCAGCCATATTGAAGAGGCCTTCATGCAGGCAAAACAGAAAGTCATTCTTTCGACCTTCGCTTCAAATGTCAATCGCGTTCAACAAGTTGTGAACGCTGCACAGAAGACAAACCGGAAACTCGCCCTGATTGGACGAAGCATGGTGAACGTCGTAACCGTTGCCATTGAACGCGGCTACCTCGACGTTCCTGATGGGATGCTTATCCAACCACAAGAAGTGGATAATTATGCTCCTGAAAGGGTCGCGGTTTTATGTACAGGCAGTCAAGGAGAGCCGTTTGCTGCCCTTTCACGCCTCTCCAGTTCGAATTATCGGGATATGAGCATATTGCCTGATGATACAGTGATTCTTGCCTCCACTCCTATACCCGGAAATGAACGGGATGTTTCACGTATCATCGACAACCTGTTTCAACTGGGTGCCAAAGTCATTTACGGTTCTGGGACAGTGACAGGCATGCATGTTTCCGGACATGCCTATCAGGAAGAGTTAAAACTCATGCTTACCCTGATGAAACCTAAGTATTTCATACCCATTCACGGTGAGTATCGGATGTTGCACCAGCATCGATTACTAGCTGAGTCTGTCGGGGTGGAGAAGGACCATACTTTCATCATCAATAATGGCGATGTGGTGGATATTGAAAACTCCGTTGCCCGTCAAACGAGAAAGGTCGCTGCCGGCAATACCTTTGTTGACGGTGTGGGCGTTGGTGATGTTGGAGAAATCGTACTGCGGGACCGGAAGCAGCTTTCCGAAGATGGAATGCTCGTAATCGTCATAACAATAAGCAAGACGGAAAGAAAAATAGTATCAGGACCCGATACCATTTCCCGTGGATTTGTATATGTTCAAAATTCAGAGGACCTCCTTAGACATGTTAATCGTCTTGTCACGAAAACGGTCAACGACTTACAAAGTGAAAAAATATACCGCTGGAACATCATCAAACAAACCATAAAGAAGGAACTAGGGCAATATCTCTTTAATCAAACAAAGAAAAAGCCAATGATCCTTCCGATAATCATTGAAATTTAG
- a CDS encoding YhgE/Pip domain-containing protein — MKGLQLVFQDIKAMWKHKHGRIALIFLLVVPLIYSGFFLAGYWNPYGKLDQLPVAVVNLDNGSEMDDKPVEAGDDFVEQLKKQKELDFHFVTAKEANTGLEEGTYYMVVTIPDDFSENVTTLMDEKPERAKLLYSVNPGKNFVASQISSTAVEKMTAKINASITKVYSEGILSKFQDVSKGLADAGDGAGELHQGTADAKSGSEKLNDGLQDLNDGVHKLQTGSTKLLDGQEALTDGAKGLTSGSQNLYSGMKQLSDGHDSLENGMNEVSKGVENWSAGNAKLMQGQEQAADTANTLKKQLDAYMKSHPEAIKDQDFKQIVALSEGLSKAATTLHAGQKQLGEGAAKVADGQETVQTGMNTFGDKMAQATSGAKQLNEGSEELANGLFKWKNGFSTLHAGIDSLAGGSSQLASGSSELQEGLASLETGSSKLSTKLNEAADKTASLQYDDSTTSMFSEPVQLVPSNLSEVPNYGTGIAPYFLSLAFYVGGIMASNILPLGRRQNLKVTGTVHFTNKLMLVYVIGLVQALLVDAVVLLGFHLHVASVPVFILSSIIVSFTFMTFILMLVTVFGVVGKFAAVTLLVFQLATCGGTFPGELGMSLLTKIGQFLPMAHSLKELQEVISLGGWENLQTQIWILLAYLVSAAIIGWIASHIQHAKITSEEVTS; from the coding sequence ATGAAAGGTTTACAACTTGTATTTCAAGATATAAAAGCAATGTGGAAACATAAACACGGGAGAATCGCCTTGATTTTCCTTTTGGTAGTTCCATTGATTTACTCAGGTTTCTTCTTGGCAGGCTATTGGAACCCTTATGGAAAGTTGGATCAGCTCCCTGTAGCTGTGGTCAATCTCGATAATGGTTCGGAAATGGATGATAAGCCAGTCGAGGCTGGAGATGATTTCGTTGAACAATTGAAGAAGCAGAAAGAATTGGACTTTCACTTTGTAACGGCAAAGGAGGCTAATACTGGTCTTGAAGAAGGTACCTATTATATGGTTGTCACGATTCCGGATGATTTTTCGGAAAATGTCACGACTTTAATGGATGAAAAACCGGAAAGAGCTAAACTTTTGTATTCTGTCAATCCAGGTAAGAACTTCGTTGCCTCACAGATCAGCTCAACTGCTGTCGAAAAGATGACTGCAAAAATCAACGCAAGCATTACGAAAGTCTATTCTGAAGGCATCCTTTCGAAATTCCAGGACGTTTCTAAAGGCTTGGCGGATGCCGGGGATGGAGCGGGAGAGCTTCATCAAGGAACGGCGGATGCGAAAAGCGGCAGTGAGAAATTGAATGATGGCCTTCAGGATTTGAATGATGGCGTCCACAAGCTGCAAACAGGAAGCACCAAGCTCTTGGATGGACAAGAAGCCTTAACGGATGGTGCGAAAGGATTAACATCAGGTTCCCAGAACTTGTATTCCGGCATGAAGCAGCTATCGGATGGACATGACTCATTGGAAAATGGGATGAATGAAGTAAGTAAGGGTGTTGAGAACTGGTCAGCCGGAAATGCAAAATTGATGCAAGGGCAAGAACAGGCTGCCGATACAGCGAATACTCTTAAGAAACAATTGGATGCCTATATGAAAAGTCATCCTGAAGCAATAAAGGATCAAGATTTCAAGCAAATCGTTGCCCTGTCAGAAGGTTTATCCAAAGCAGCCACCACTTTACATGCCGGTCAAAAGCAATTGGGCGAAGGTGCTGCCAAAGTGGCTGATGGACAAGAAACCGTTCAAACCGGGATGAATACCTTTGGTGATAAAATGGCACAAGCTACCTCGGGTGCTAAGCAATTAAACGAGGGTTCTGAAGAATTAGCGAATGGATTATTTAAATGGAAAAATGGTTTCTCCACTTTACATGCCGGAATCGATTCGCTAGCCGGCGGAAGCAGCCAGCTAGCCAGTGGATCGTCAGAACTTCAAGAAGGACTGGCTTCACTGGAAACGGGTTCAAGCAAGTTATCCACCAAGCTTAATGAAGCTGCCGATAAAACGGCCAGTCTTCAGTACGACGATTCGACAACTTCGATGTTCTCTGAACCCGTACAATTGGTCCCATCCAATTTATCTGAAGTACCTAACTACGGAACCGGGATTGCTCCTTATTTTCTGTCATTGGCCTTTTATGTAGGCGGCATCATGGCTTCCAATATCTTGCCGCTTGGACGCAGGCAGAATCTTAAGGTTACCGGAACCGTTCATTTCACGAATAAATTAATGCTGGTATATGTAATCGGCTTGGTTCAGGCACTTCTAGTGGATGCAGTCGTCCTTCTTGGATTCCATTTACATGTAGCCAGTGTCCCTGTATTCATTCTATCAAGCATCATCGTTTCATTTACCTTCATGACGTTCATCCTTATGTTGGTGACCGTATTCGGTGTGGTGGGCAAATTCGCAGCCGTGACCCTTCTCGTATTCCAATTGGCTACCTGCGGCGGAACATTCCCAGGCGAACTGGGCATGTCATTATTGACGAAAATCGGTCAATTTTTACCTATGGCCCACTCACTAAAGGAACTTCAAGAGGTCATCTCATTAGGCGGCTGGGAAAACTTGCAGACGCAGATTTGGATCTTACTAGCCTATCTCGTTTCTGCAGCGATCATTGGCTGGATAGCAAGTCATATTCAGCATGCAAAAATAACTTCAGAGGAAGTGACATCTTGA
- a CDS encoding LysE family transporter, protein MGVFFSYVLLGLSLAAPIGPINAAQLDKGIKKGFWHAWIFGWGAILADFVFIALVFFGVVHFLDNSFMKTFLWLFGFFVLTYTGIESLLSAGKIEVNARNAKDSLFSSFLTGFIMSLSNPLSILFWLGIYGSILANSASKYDMDHLLLYSSGILIGLLIWDFAMAIIASTFRRLLSKPILMGISIISGISLIGIGIYFAIQAAKVLFT, encoded by the coding sequence TTGGGTGTTTTTTTCAGCTATGTATTATTAGGCTTATCATTAGCGGCTCCTATCGGTCCCATAAACGCTGCTCAATTGGACAAAGGAATCAAAAAGGGTTTTTGGCATGCCTGGATTTTTGGCTGGGGTGCCATTTTAGCGGATTTCGTTTTTATAGCCCTCGTCTTTTTCGGTGTCGTCCACTTTTTGGACAACTCCTTCATGAAGACATTTTTATGGCTTTTTGGATTTTTCGTCCTGACCTATACCGGAATCGAAAGTCTGCTTAGTGCAGGTAAGATTGAAGTGAATGCACGAAATGCGAAAGATTCCCTTTTTTCTTCATTCCTGACTGGATTCATCATGTCCCTTTCGAATCCTTTATCCATTTTGTTTTGGCTGGGGATTTATGGATCCATTCTCGCAAACTCCGCTTCAAAATATGATATGGATCATTTACTTTTATACAGTTCAGGAATCCTTATCGGCCTCTTAATCTGGGATTTCGCAATGGCCATCATCGCCAGCACTTTCAGACGCTTATTATCCAAACCAATTCTAATGGGCATCTCGATCATTTCGGGTATATCCCTTATAGGGATTGGCATTTACTTTGCCATCCAAGCAGCCAAGGTTTTATTTACATAA